aagagggGTGTATGTGGtgcataagagaatttatcctttggtgtggtgtattgagcagagattgttgtagggcagacaaatgtgcttaaccagaattgtcatcaggcataaagagatgctatatttgtagttcatgtaatccagattgtaatctgaatcttattgtaaggtagtgaactttccctaagggttgtagccttctgggtcatcttattttgagcaatgagctgtaggcagtgtgcctaaatgcatgtgcattccccattgtaatatttacacatagtactgcagagtatcatcttattgtgggtaggttcccaccgtgggttttccacattaaaatcttggtgttatgtgtgttggtgctattgtgtttatctttattcttgttgcagttgtttagatatgagattgtgcttaaattttataatccggtgaaaactgattcacctcccccccccccaaccccctcttagttttccttcttggttgttgctaacatatgtatgtatgtatttaaattttataatcCGGTGAAatttgattcactcccccctctcagtttaccttcttggttgctgctaacgtgtgtgtgtgtgtgtgtgtgtgtgtgtgtgtgtgtgtgtgtgtgtaaatgtatacatatgtgtatgtatgcatatatatgtatgtatgtatgtatgtatatgtatatatatacatatgtatacatacatatatatatgtatatatatatacatatatatatatatataaatataaatatctatgtatatatgcatgtatacatatatatatatgtatgtatatgtatgtatatatacatatacatacatatatacatatatatatatatgtatgtatatgtatatatatatatatatgtatatgtatatatatatatgtatatgtatatatacatatatatacatatatatatatatatatgtatgtatatgtatatatatgtatgtatatgtatgtgtgtgtgtgtgtgtgtgtgtacacatacgtACATGCGtacgtgcatacatacatacatacatacatgcatacacacacacacacatatataatttatataattttatcaGTTAAATGATGTAAGTTTCATtaaacctacacacacacacacacatatacatacatacataaatattgtagtaccccttctcgatcagactTTTTGGATTTATGTTTGACTTTAGTAGactgttcagtggatacattactgttatactttattcagactttatgcgatgttatttcatgctttaacttgatatgtggtgtatgctttcatgcagtatttcagtacttatgattaaatgttaatttttatggattactgacatggactgacacttttactttATATATGCGATGTGTTATTTTTATGtttcgtgtttgcaagtgtatgggatgtgaggggacgattttccttcactcaatcctgtgagatagggaacgtcacgattctccttcattagtGTGCGTGATGTttctgtttatatatttgtctatatgcacgtgtggttcgttgatgcgggacattgcaagtacaagtaccaggtaggtacggggtatcaaatccacctggtttcacaggtttgagcgtgccttatttgtcAGATGGGAGTGgaagagatagttgttggaccctaaattgaccacagttacactcatgtgagtgttgtcagtctaTTGTCTTTCCTGTTTGACCAGTATgcaagtcatagtgctttggtattgTCGTTTTGTGAGTCGTCgtttgatcattcctcattttgcatgTTTCTAATTACTTGAATAGTTAttaaattgagtgaatgatgctatttttgtgttggcgtaattaattatttaatatgctCTTGAgttagtgatttaattaaataaatggagttgctatatttaaatggttaaatttgcATGACATATTGTGTTGTAGTTGTATTAAATTATTGGAAAAGAAATAAGTAAATGCTATTGTTGACTTAAAGTCTCatgggaaaataaaataaaataaataaaaagcattTCCATTTACCTCTTTGTGTTAACTTTTATGTAAAAAGAATTGTGGCATGGAAAAAGGTAAATTAGATTTTATTACTTTTTAAATATCTTATTCCTATTGGTGGAGGAAACTtttaacctaaaaagtttaggttgaaaatatttttggctaTATTACCTGTGAGTTCACGGGAAGAGGGGAGGATTATTTTTGGAATGCAAAAATTTGGAAATTCATTTGGAAGGAAGAACCTGGAGTTGGGATTTGTATGCAAGGttgaagctcttccacaaattTGCTTCCTGGATTGCTTTGCAGGTTGGGTTGTTTTCTTTTTATGTTTTgcaattaaaaatttgaatgtttgatcTTTCTTCCTGCGTGTTTGATTTAAATGGTGAAATCTTATTGAAGATTCTTGTtggaagttggaagttggatttgGAAAATAGAGTAGATGCTATTGAATTTTGTTGAATTCTAAATCAAATGTGTTGTATGTTGAGAGAAAATGGTTCAATATCTTGTTGGTTGTATGTTCCCAAGTTCTTAGAAGATTTAGTTGTTTGgttatttcctctattttgtgtAGAAAGGAATAGATTTTGTTTTCTGTGTGATTGCAAgtttctatttgcccaagatttgggggttatgctggcaaattTGCTAATTTGCCTCTTGCATGATGCAAGGATTCTTCCTCTGTGTGAAGAGATCAATTAATGAATCAAATCCCCTCTTATTTCTTTATATTCTTCTGAAATTTTGCCCAAGATCCTTAGATTTGGGTcttttgtgcttaattggtttactgAATCCCTCATTGGAGATTATCATTTCAAAATTAATATTCTGCTCACTGCATGTTTTTACTAGTGATTTGGGTGCTGGGAATGGTTTTGAATTAATGAAATTTTAAATAAGCTTTGCTTTTTATTCCCTTCGCGGTGTCTTAAATAGTGTTCGCTATTTTTTTTATAGTGGGATTAAATTTATAGTttagtttttaaattttagtttattaaatttatttgcaaatatatatatatatatatatatatatatatatatatatatatatttgtcaaaTCAAGGCTTTAGTTATGTGATCTATTTGgtaatttagatttaattttgaatagataaaatattttaatataattcatattttatttgttaaacatttaatatggattttattattttgtttgcaataTTGTATCGGAAATAAATAGAATTGAATAACGTTCTAGAATGGTGTATTAAACGTAGGGTGTTTTATTCAATTTTCAATCAATAagtttgcaagtgtttatgatgttgatattctcaaagattgtctgtgTTCGAACTTAGTGAATTTAGCTTTTCTTGCAAAGGGTTGATGTTGTTGTTATTTCTCGTCTATGTTTAGTCGTCCTgttgtggcgtatttggtacctctTGTTCAGGTGATGTATTATGatctcgttgtcttaaccatgttgtGCCTATTCCTTATGGTTAATCGAGGGTTAATAAGTATTTGTTCTTGGCCACCTGTATTTTGGTAGAGATGTTATGGTTGTATGTTTTGCCATAAGGTCCTCGTGGAGTAACCATGTtttgtttagtgtcctatgagagagtggatttcgagtgggggccgcacctGAAGTGGTtgacaggataacccctcgaaagtcagataataagtgataacctaataattgattagggggtgggtagtttataacactatataagatattgtacctcgtgcatggttgagtgctcgtataggctcaagatgatattgaatatggttgattcatattcatgctttagatcacttttcattatggatttagagcatttactttgtcaattataagcagttagggtttactctttagggttgctctagattgtttgctttcatcttaggatcttgcacacacattttcattacattatcgactattcgtagaggtggaaatcaacaacatgggggtttgactaaggaaaaaccctatatagccaccccaaaccctctttttcaacTTCAGGTACAGGTCGGATCCGAGCGTCGCTGGAAGTTTCGGGACCAGAAGAGCATATAAGGACAGTTCTAGGTTGCAGATCTCAGCAAAAACCccaaggacaggggtgtggcaccctggtcctgcccaaGAGAGTGGTGTGGCGCCATGGTCCTGCCCTCTGTTAGCAGGATTTGGCAGGACAGTACTTTGCAGGGTCTAGAATTCATCTTGTCAGTTGCAGCCCCAGAAGTGCAAAATCAGGACAATGACATGGCACCCTGGTCTTGGACATTTTTGctcagatttcagacataggtgcacctctgattttgccttctGATCGGTAATTTTCAGCAGTatatcaattgttctttgatttgcattctcagattagggtttgcttgcttacttgtattctaggttagattgcattcttgcatcattcctctctctcatttacaacaaaggaatagaaaacctaagaggtaatccacgactctctcttcctcataagaagcaaccaaagtgtgttacctccctaggctcttttgtattccatgagtgtgtatgagagtgggattagggttttcatacttagtctcactATTTCCCCTACACAACTACAAACTATTGAAGGTTGTCATGTTCATGCTCTATGGTGGCCTAGTTGTTCAAAAGTCCACAATCATGTTACTTCATGCACATAAACTATGGAGGCCAAATTGTTCTAAAACTCACAGTAGCTATATGTGTCATGATCCTTTTACACTTTGATGGCTCCAAATTGCAAACTACCAATATGTGCCATGCCACCTTACTCAATATTTTACTCTTGCTCCAATTTTACTTACCCCTTTTTGCATGTTATAGATGATGATTGTGGATTTTAGCATTAATACTAGATGTGGGTACAAGTAATGACATACGTAATTGTATGAGGCAACATATTTTTGCAAGTATGTGAAGATAAGGCATCATGCAAACTACAATATTGTATTCTTATTATGATTCTTCTCTTCTATTGCATATTTACTTCAGTATGCATGGTTTATATATATTAAAAGACATATTGGTGTTGGGGTAAACTATAAAGGTTAGAATTGTTTGCCCTATACATTTacacctttgattactccacttTGCACTCATGTCATAATTTTATGGCCAAACACTTGATTTGACCTATTTGGCACATAAATTGACTCCAATCTAACATCCATCAATTGTTTTCCTTACAAACCGCCTCAATGTTCACCACTTCACATTCACAATATTTTTCCATAGAGGACTAGATTGTGTGGTGCACCGAACAAACAAAATCCAAAATTGCCCTCTCGCATTGTAAAAATTGACCCTTATGCAAAACTAGTGGTTACATTATTGACCTATGTAACAAATATTTCAAATTGATTACCATAATCATGTATTCAAGAACATCTCCTCTATCATTTATTCAATCATGGATCTGACCCAAGATGGGAAATGGAGGAATCCAAGGCTTGGAACTAATCCTTGGAAGTAAGTGCAAATAAAGATCGGTGAAATTTAGGTAATGTTCCCACTTTCAAGAGAAAACATGTCATCTGTATGCTTATCAATCATTGCATAAAAGATAACTAAATTAAAGTGAGTTCaaaatgaagaagaaaattgtaaaataaattttcaccattacaattagAAATATGTTTCTCCAAATACATCAGCatttaagaaaaactatattaCAGAATGTTGTAGTTTTATCtcaatttgaatttaatttttttttagatctTTTTATtgttatgtatgaaatgcttaataaaGACTGTGACAAAAACAAAAGAGGTGAACTGCAAAAGCCTCCAGTCTCATTCTTATGTAGTTTCACAATTATACTGTTGAACATTAACCAAACAAAAAGGCATAGTGAGGGAGATATATCGTAGATAATAGTCAGATGCAAAGCATGCACATGCTATTGGTAGATTGGAAAAGCTGACTATTGAGAAGTAGGAGATATTTTTCACGGCAAGTTAATTTATGATATTTTTATCAGAATTTAACTGtgtagttttcgagtcaaactcattgacctatGTTTCATGAATAATCACAATaatccatctctcatgagaatgaatgataCACTTATCACTCATTGCATCTAGATGATACTCACAGACTTAGCAGATAATGACGATTGCTCCCTTCACAAGGAGCTCAACAGCACTTTTTACCTTGAAAAGCAAAGAGTCAAGAGTGCATCTTACAGATTTTGCTAATGAACAACATACTGAAAATTGAAAAATGATACCAAACACAAATCTAGATATCTGATATAGTGTTAAATGGGAAATAAACAAACATCATCATACAAATTATAATTTGATGTATTCAAAACCAGAATTCCTGTGTTTCATTCTGCCTCCCATTCAAATTTTTATAGACATCCTTAAACATGATATAATCTTATCAGAGAACCAAAGctttcataaaaaaaaaaccaaagctTTCATTAAAAAAATGAATTGTGCGGTAGTATTTTCAACATATCTGTGTGATAAAAGTTCATCTTGCTTGTAGATCTACATAATAGGAAACAAGAATAATTGAAAACAAAATCAATCACTTGATCATTGAAGGCATAAGAGATTCAATAAAATTCCATTCTGTCCATGAGATTTTCATAGTAACTTCAAAATAGAATTGAAAGAGGAATTAACAAGTTACAACTAAAAGCTTTCTTTGATCAATATTTAATATAACAATGCCATTACAGAAATTGTAGAAACACATTTAAAAGTAGAGAATACACCTAATTCAATCAGATGTACAGTTTAGTCACATGCCAAGACACCAAGTTACCCACAATGTGACTGAATATCTAAAGCCTAACCTGGTCATTAAATCTGACACTAATGTCAGCTAAAATTAAGAACCAAAACAGGAAACCAAACCAAAATACTTATAATCAATTTCACACAGAAATTTCCATCCCTTGGTCAGTGTATGCATTGGATTGTACTATTTAAATAGCTAAAATATACAAAGCATAAATATTACATCGGTAATATATTTAGTGTATCTCATTTGCAGCAGAACTCCAAATAGTTGCAGCATCAACCAGATCGCCTCAGCTTCAAAAGATTAGACAGTCCATACTGTCATCTCAACTACAAAAATGTATAGGCAAGCATGAATAAGTGTGAATGCATATAATTTGCAAGCATAAATGTAATCTTATTCTATCTAGCACTCATTATACAATATGTGCATAGGCATGCCACATTTAATTATGAGCCAGGACCTGAAAAGAAAACTTGCTTCTCAAAAATAACACTACAAAAGAAAAATGGAAAATATATCTGAATTATATTCTCACCTCTATATTCATCGGTATGTTTAACTCAATAGCCTAAATGTATGTTGCCAAAGTTTATTTATGCAACCCATCTCTGACTGTATTGCCTAACCCATAGCCTACTGAAGGTGCTCCAACAGGTTCAGAAGGGTTTGATCTCCAAGCTGAGTCTCCATAAGCAGAGTTGCTGTAACTATCAGTGTATGCACCTCCATAGCCCCCTGTTGTTGAGCTATATGTTGCCACTTCAGTTCCATACCCACTATTTTGTGCTGGATAAGCACCTGCATTTGAACCGTAGTTATTTTCATAGCTTCCATAGCCACTTGCATACCCAGCACCGCTTCCATTTTGCTGGTCATTACTACCTTGACCGAAGCCCCATGCTGCACCTCCACCATAATCAGTTATGCTCCCATTTCCTGCACTTCCATAGCCACCAGAACTACCTGTGTTAGTATAAGGTATGGCTCCATTGCCCCACATATTTCTCCCTGGAGCTGGATTGTTGTTATATGCGCCGGTTGCTGGATTCCCATAGCCAGCAGGACTTCCATAGCCAGTGGGAGCTCCTCCATAACTGCCACCTGTGCTGGCAGAATAGCTTGGGTTGGTTCGAAAACCAGAACTGCCATAGCTGCCTCCATTCACTGTAGGTCCATATCCTGCGCCATTTCCATAGCCAGGTGCATTGAATCCAGTAGGTCCATATGAAGTGTACCCACCTCTAGCTCCTGGAGCAACAACATGCTTAGTGTTCATTCTAGGTCCAAAAGGCCCTGCCAAACTGGAATTGAAGCCATATCCATAGCCAGCACCAAAATTCACTCCTCTACCCACTCCACCACCAAATACACCTGCAGGATGCCTGGCATTCCCAGTAGATTGTTCCTTGGGGATTGACCGCTTGACTTCTACCATCTTTCCATTGAGCTCATGAAAGGGCTTTTGCACAACAATGTCCACAGCATCTTCCGAGTCATAAGTGATGAAGCCAAATCCTCGAGGTCTTTGAGTACTGTGATCATACATTACAACCACATCGGTAATTGTGCCAAACTGCTGAAAATAGTTTCTGAAGTCAGTCTCAGTAACAGAAGGTGCTAAGCCACCAACAAATATCTTCTTTGTCCTATTCTGACTGGCTGGCCCATGGCCGCCAGTGTTGCTCCTAGTCATGCTATGCTGCTCATCTCTGGGGACTGCTTTTTTCGCTTCCACCTAAATAATATTTGAAAggaaaaaacaaagaaaactaaCTAGTCATAATTTGACAACACCACCCACTAGACACACTCTTGACCTTTCTCTCTTCTAGACCTTTCTAGTAGACTACGCAAAGATCTTACCATTCGGCCATCGATCATGTGCTTTTCCAACACAACCCTGTCTGCAACAGATGGATCTGCAAAAACCACAAAGCCAAAACCCCGCGCTCGCCCTGTTATTTTATCCTTCATGATCACTACTTCCACAACATCTCCAAATGACCTAAAATATTCTTTGATTCGCTCCTCTGTTGTTTCCCACGAGATGCCACCAATAAAGATCTTCCCTCGGTCTGAATCCATGTTAGGGTGCTGCTTTATACAGAGTAATCACCAAGTCTGTATCACAAGCAGCGAATGATCAAAAAACCAAAGCTAAGTCAGAATTAAAAAAGTGTGTCAATCAGCAATAGCATCTTTCCAACAAAAGACACTAATTTGAATTTCCAACTATCATGATCATTGTCAAATGTTCACTTTAATATCAGTAATTTCATGTCATGAACACATTATGGACTTCACATGGCCCTCAAGACTAATCACATTTTGTGTATGAAATTCAAATAAGTCGCATCCAAATTAATGATGGATCGATCACCAAGTGGGCTGTTAATTCAATATTAAAGTACCTAGCAGCAAATAGGTAGTCCTAAATTCAAATCCTAAttagtacataaaaacatataCCCTAGTATCAGAGTCAGGTCACAAGAGCTACACCAGACTACAATCCCCAAGCACATGCACAGTGACTCAAGGGGAGGTGTTGGAAATGAACCACCTGAACCACAGATAAACTAGCGACCAAATGAGCCAGTAGCTCAGTAATAGAGCACCCCTGCAACAAATGGGTGGTCCTAATTTCCAATCCTTATTGATCCATGGAAAAGTCCAACAAAATATATGGAGAATTGCACCCCAAGCTGGGGATCTATAAATACATATTGGATTTCAAGATTGTTTCCATGACAAAGACAAATGATATGATTGCAATCAATAAATGAGGCCTAATTTCCATCAGCAGGATAAATAAGATCTAATTTAAACATCTGAATTACAAACTAACAACCCTAAGTCATAAATACAAATCACATCAAATACAGGCTTGCATGCCAATCCAGGGCCTAACCGAAAAAAGTGTGGAAACACTAATTAAATCATATTTTCAAATTTCCCAAAACAACTTACAAATGCACAACATAACCTCCCAAGACACTGGATAAATTCATAATGAACATCACACTCTAAATCAGTATCATATGAACATCCCATAGGCCCCGTATCTGTGTGTATCACAAAACTCCCAAGACACTGGACAAATTCATTATGGAATTGACTCAACACAAGAAGATGAATGTTCAAACATCCCCATCAAATTCGACTCTGATTTTAATTTTCCATGCTTCAGAAAATGAACATATTAACTGTAGTTGGGCTTTGTGGTGCAAGTTCATAGTAGGTTTGTTAGCCTCTTAATCTTCTCAGGTACTACCATTGCTTCGTGGTGCCTGTGTGTTTTTAGGTTACCTCGCTTTAAAGTTGTTCTAAGCTAAATTTAGAAGCTCGTTTCTAATACAAAGTAAACCCTGTGAGTTTTGAGGATTTTCTTCCACATTAATGTCTATCTATACAAATTAGCCCAGCAATCTCTAGAGAGCTTGAATTGGATGCAGACCAGGTGCATTTGCTCATGCTCTGAACACCATCACAAATCAAGCATTTACAAAAACAAGTATCTAACAGAAAATTTAGCCCAACTGGCGTAATTGGCAATTTTGTGAGAAGGGTATCATGAGTATGAATCCAATTATCAAATCCATAAGCAAAAGAAACAATCTGAGCTTCCAAATGTGCTAAAAGAGGCCAAAATTCAAGTTCAGAAGAATGTTACAGGAGAACTCGAACCCAACACCAAGTAGACCAAATCAGCTAGAAACAAAATTAACCAGATCTTAGGACAGAATCACAGATACATGTACACCAGTAATCAAAGCGCAGATCTGCACAAGAAAattatattttgaaaagaaaaaacttaCTGTAACAACGCCCAGAAGCTCAGCTCACTAACAAATCTATAAAAACACGCCCCCCAAAACAACAAGAATCGGACAATTGAGCCTAGGAATAACGCAGATGcccaaaaaagggaaaaaaaaaaaaaagaatttgcaAAGCAAAAGAATG
The nucleotide sequence above comes from Cryptomeria japonica chromosome 11, Sugi_1.0, whole genome shotgun sequence. Encoded proteins:
- the LOC131073629 gene encoding heterogeneous nuclear ribonucleoprotein 1 isoform X3 — its product is MDSDRGKIFIGGISWETTEERIKEYFRSFGDVVEVVIMKDKITGRARGFGFVVFADPSVADRVVLEKHMIDGRMFGTITDVVVMYDHSTQRPRGFGFITYDSEDAVDIVVQKPFHELNGKMVEVKRSIPKEQSTGNARHPAGVFGGGVGRGVNFGAGYGYGFNSSLAGPFGPRMNTKHVVAPGARGGYTSYGPTGFNAPGYGNGAGYGPTVNGGSYGSSGFRTNPSYSASTGGSYGGAPTGYGSPAGYGNPATGAYNNNPAPGRNMWGNGAIPYTNTGSSGGYGSAGNGSITDYGGGAAWGFGQGSNDQQNGSGAGYASGYGSYENNYGSNAGAYPAQNSGYGTEVATYSSTTGGYGGAYTDSYSNSAYGDSAWRSNPSEPVGAPSVGYGLGNTVRDGLHK
- the LOC131073629 gene encoding heterogeneous nuclear ribonucleoprotein 1 isoform X2, producing the protein MDSDRGKIFIGGISWETTEERIKEYFRSFGDVVEVVIMKDKITGRARGFGFVVFADPSVADRVVLEKHMIDGRMQFGTITDVVVMYDHSTQRPRGFGFITYDSEDAVDIVVQKPFHELNGKMVEVKRSIPKEQSTGNARHPAGVFGGGVGRGVNFGAGYGYGFNSSLAGPFGPRMNTKHVVAPGARGGYTSYGPTGFNAPGYGNGAGYGPTVNGGSYGSSGFRTNPSYSASTGGSYGGAPTGYGSPAGYGNPATGAYNNNPAPGRNMWGNGAIPYTNTGSSGGYGSAGNGSITDYGGGAAWGFGQGSNDQQNGSGAGYASGYGSYENNYGSNAGAYPAQNSGYGTEVATYSSTTGGYGGAYTDSYSNSAYGDSAWRSNPSEPVGAPSVGYGLGNTVRDGLHK
- the LOC131073629 gene encoding heterogeneous nuclear ribonucleoprotein 1 isoform X1, translating into MDSDRGKIFIGGISWETTEERIKEYFRSFGDVVEVVIMKDKITGRARGFGFVVFADPSVADRVVLEKHMIDGRMVEAKKAVPRDEQHSMTRSNTGGHGPASQNRTKKIFVGGLAPSVTETDFRNYFQQFGTITDVVVMYDHSTQRPRGFGFITYDSEDAVDIVVQKPFHELNGKMVEVKRSIPKEQSTGNARHPAGVFGGGVGRGVNFGAGYGYGFNSSLAGPFGPRMNTKHVVAPGARGGYTSYGPTGFNAPGYGNGAGYGPTVNGGSYGSSGFRTNPSYSASTGGSYGGAPTGYGSPAGYGNPATGAYNNNPAPGRNMWGNGAIPYTNTGSSGGYGSAGNGSITDYGGGAAWGFGQGSNDQQNGSGAGYASGYGSYENNYGSNAGAYPAQNSGYGTEVATYSSTTGGYGGAYTDSYSNSAYGDSAWRSNPSEPVGAPSVGYGLGNTVRDGLHK
- the LOC131073629 gene encoding heterogeneous nuclear ribonucleoprotein 1 isoform X4 is translated as MAECTQRPRGFGFITYDSEDAVDIVVQKPFHELNGKMVEVKRSIPKEQSTGNARHPAGVFGGGVGRGVNFGAGYGYGFNSSLAGPFGPRMNTKHVVAPGARGGYTSYGPTGFNAPGYGNGAGYGPTVNGGSYGSSGFRTNPSYSASTGGSYGGAPTGYGSPAGYGNPATGAYNNNPAPGRNMWGNGAIPYTNTGSSGGYGSAGNGSITDYGGGAAWGFGQGSNDQQNGSGAGYASGYGSYENNYGSNAGAYPAQNSGYGTEVATYSSTTGGYGGAYTDSYSNSAYGDSAWRSNPSEPVGAPSVGYGLGNTVRDGLHK